The Ornithinimicrobium faecis region AGGGACGCGGCCGTGGCCACATCCTCTGCTGCCCGGTCGATGGCCGGCACCACCAGGATCATCGGTGCCCCGATGTTGGCCGCGATGCTGGCATTGACCGAGAACTCGGTTGGTCCGGGGATGTCCGTGAAGTCTGAGCCGATGACGAGCACCGTGTCGTGCGCCTCGGCATACTCATGGAATCTGGTGACCACCTCACCCACTGCCGCCTCTGCGTCCGCGTGCACCCGGTCATAGGTGACGCCGACCGCCTGCTCGGCACCGAGTGGGGAGGAGGCGCGGGGGAGGAGCAGGTGCAGGAGTGAGTCGGGCGCGTCGTCCTGCACGATGGGGCGGAACACCCCGACCCGACCACCGAGACGGGTGAGTTGCTCGAGGATGCCGAGAGCCACCGCGGACTTGCCCGAGTGGGACTCGGCGGAGGCCAGGTAGAGACTCGTGGTCACGGCACGAACCTATCGGGTGCGGAGGGCAGGCTGCCCAGCAAGCCTCCAGCGGGTCGTGAGATTCTGTCAGGTATGAGTGCAGACCAGATCAGGGTGTGGGTCGACGGACGGCGTGTCGATGAGGGGCCGGCGATTGCCGCGGTCGACCACGGGGTTACTGTCGGTGACGGTGTCTTCGAGACCGCCAAGATCGTCGACGGGCAGGTCTTTGCCCGCACCCGGCACCATGACCGCATGGACCGGTCCCTGGCCGGGCTGGGTCTGCCCGGGCTGGATCGCGCGCACGTGGACGAGGGGATCGCGTCCGTGCTGGCCGACGGCCCGATCCCATTCGGGCGGCTGCGTTACACCGTCACCGGCGGCATCGGCCCCCTCGGCTCAGACCGCTTGGACGGCCCGAAGACGCACATCGTGGTCGCCGGTGAGCTCCAGCGCCCCGCGCCCGTGACGACCGTGGCGGTGGTCCCCTGGATCCGCAACGAGCGCGCCGCCACCGTGGGCCTGAAGACCACCTCGTATGCCGAGAACGTCGTCGCCCTGTCCGCCGCCAAGTCGCTGGGCGCCACCGAGGCGATCTTCGCCAACGGCGCGGGTGAGCTGTGCGAGGGGACCGGCTCCAACATCTTCGTCGTGCGCGACGGTGTGATCTTCACACCGCCCCTTGAGGCCGGGCCGCTGGCCGGGATCACCCGGGCGCTGACCATCGAGTGGTGCCGTGAGGAGGGCCTGGAGGTCGTTGAGGAGTCCCTGCCGCTGGCCGTGCTGGCCGAGTGTGACGAGGCCTTCCTGACCTCCAGCACCCGAGACGTGCAGGCGATCGGCGCGATCCGGATCGTCCCGGCCCAGCAGACGGCGGCCGGTGAGCTCGCTGCGGTCGACCTCGCCGACCGTGGCCTCAGCGCAGACCCGGGCCCGGTGACGCAGCGGGCCGCCGAGATCTTCGCCCGTCTCGGCAAGGAGCGGATGGACCCCTGACCCGCAGCGGTTTGTGACCCGCCCGGTCGATTATGCTGGGCCGGTCGCGGCGGGTTAAGGTAACCGCCGCATCAGGACGTGTAGCTCAGCTGGTTAGAGCG contains the following coding sequences:
- a CDS encoding aminotransferase class IV, with translation MSADQIRVWVDGRRVDEGPAIAAVDHGVTVGDGVFETAKIVDGQVFARTRHHDRMDRSLAGLGLPGLDRAHVDEGIASVLADGPIPFGRLRYTVTGGIGPLGSDRLDGPKTHIVVAGELQRPAPVTTVAVVPWIRNERAATVGLKTTSYAENVVALSAAKSLGATEAIFANGAGELCEGTGSNIFVVRDGVIFTPPLEAGPLAGITRALTIEWCREEGLEVVEESLPLAVLAECDEAFLTSSTRDVQAIGAIRIVPAQQTAAGELAAVDLADRGLSADPGPVTQRAAEIFARLGKERMDP